A stretch of DNA from Gasterosteus aculeatus chromosome 7, fGasAcu3.hap1.1, whole genome shotgun sequence:
GCCCGACGCATGAAAATATACAACGTTTCTCTGGAGCGCTGAATCAAACGCACACTgtagatcacacacacacacacacacacacatgtgtggaGAATATCTCTCTCAgggaaaacaaatacacaatgtgtgtgtgttatgaagCGTCTGAGCCCtttgaacgcacacacacacactcgcatgcCTCCGAACTGACAACTACCAGACGTGCGTacgtcagtgtgtgttttatgctacgtgggatgatgtgtgtgtgtgtgtgtgtgtgtcttcctttGTGTGTCCAACACAACCTTTTTAATGCGGTTGTGTAgattaacccccccctcccccctccaccttcgAGGCCAGgagacagttagcttagcacaaacggCTAGCCCGGCTAGCGAGTGACAGAATCCTCCTGCAGGCTAGCGGTTTCCCTCCGCTTCcagtgtttgtgctaagctaagctagctgtgCCCTGTCCCGATGAACAGATCAACTCTCGAGACATGACGAGCTTCTCTGTTGCATCCAGATGTTATCGTGGTGTTTTTGTGCACTTTTTTAACCCTCCGGCGACCTTTTCCACGTTCAGCGGCGCCCATTTCACGGCTGACTCCCGTTGGAGGCGCCAGGTGACCTTTAGGCGAGCTTATTTTAATGTCCAAACGGAGCTCTGCGAGTTCCGTCCTTCCAATCACGGCGAGCACGAAGACGGCGTGTTCGACGCCGCGGAAGAAAAGGCCGAGGAGACGAGCGGACGCGGCCGGTCGGGCTGCACGccgcctcttctcctcccgcctcctttTCTGTCCAACGAGACGCGCCGTCTCCGCGGTCAGAATGCACCCGTCTCGTGTTTCCATAAAGTCTTCGGCGAAATCCGAGTGGTTTTAATGTGAGAATCGCACAACAGTTCAACAgccacaaagaagaaaaagcaacaaGAGTAAAATTCACGTTTGTTTTCGCTTTGGTTTGATCGTTTGACTTTCTGCAGCTTTTCCTTCGTCCGTCCTCACGTCCTCCATGCGGACAACGCGTACATTCTTCGGTCTTGATTCCAAATTCGAGGGGGGAGagcgtgggaggaggggggaggggtctcAGACTGCCTCCCACCAAAGAAGCTCACATTCATGTTTATTTcgggtttcttttttaaactctGGTCTCTTTTGGGCCTTTGAGACGCTAAACGGAAAAGTCGGCGCAGAGTGAGCCGTCGAATCCACTCGCACCTTTTTTAGTTTCCtgtctttttgtctccttttcactccctccgtcctccgtcCCATCCGTCCAAGCTCCCTCCGGAGGAGTCCAAGGATTCTCTGGAGGCCCGTGAGACCCCCCggccctctccccccccccccccctcagaggtCCAGGCGGAAGGCGCCGAAGTAGCTGGAGGAGTCGTCGGCGTTGACCATGTTcggggaggagacggagacgaAGAGCTCGTCGCCGGCCCTCAGCTCGAACAGCCCCCCCTGGTAGACGGAGTGCAGGGCGTACTCGGCGTCCGGGGACCAGCACTTTGTCCCCACGCCCTTCAGGAGCTGGACACAGTgggggttaaaggtcagacGGGATGTTTGGAGGGGGAATAAtcgcggggggaggaggggggcgggggggggggcggtaccTGTATGGGGCTCGGGTAGGAGGTCTTCTTGTAGACGCACTGCACCAGCTGGTGGCTGACGCTGTGCTGGTCTCCTTCGCTGGCTGCCGGGGACGGGTAACGGAAATACACCTGCAGGCAGGAGGGCGGGGTCAACCGAGGACACGGGCGCGTCCCGCAACGGGCTCCTCCTCTCAATGTGCGAGGAGCGCTGCCCCAAACTCACCTGTGAGTACAGGTAGTACCGCCCGTCCTGGGGCACCCGCAGCTTCCCGTTGGCCAGGCTCATGTTGTGCAGGTGCGCCCCGAAGCTCTGATTGGCCCACGTGCGCACCACGTGACGACAGGACTGGTGGAGGTCCGGCGCGGGGATCGCGTAGGGAGGGAAccctgctgggggggggagaggaacgCAGGTTAGAAagagtgagggggggagagacgggggagacggggggggggggggttacagagTCAAGGTGTCTCTGTTGAGATTCCTGATGACCGAtccaacctgtgtgtgtttatgagatcctcagacacacacacacacacacacacgcacacacatgcacaaacacacacacacacacacacacatccacaaacacacacacacacacatccacaaacacacacacacacacacacacacacacacacacatccacaaacacacacacacacacacacacccacacacacacatccacacacacacacacacacacacacacccacgcacaaacacacacacacacacacacacacacatccacacacacacacacacacacacacccacgcacacacacacacgcacgcacatccacacacactcacacacacccacacatccacacacacacacacacacacacacatccacacacacacacacacacacacacacacacacacacacacacacaaacactcacatccccacacacacacatcctcacgcacacgcacacacacacacacacacacacacatccacacacaaacacacaaatacccacatccccacacacacacacccacgcacacgcacacacacccccacccacccacacacacacacacccacgcacacacatccacacacacacagatccacacaaacacccacatcctcacgcacacccacacacacacacacacacacacacacacacacacatccccacacacacaccaacccacgcacacacacccacacgcacacacacacacacacacaaacacccacatccCCACGCACgtacgcacacccacacacccacacacacacacacacacacacacccacacacccacacacacacacacacacacacacacacccacacacccacacacacacacacacacacacacacacacacacacacacacacacacacacacttgccctTTGTCATTTCATTGGAAATAACTCCAGTCGGCCAGATTGTCCACACCCTTCAGCTTGCACGCCAGTCTCATGTGCAGCAAAACGTctggatgacacacacacacacacacacacgcacacacgcacacgcacacacgcacacacgcacacacacacacacgcacacacgcacacacacacacacacacacacacacgcacacacgcacacacgcacaaacacaaaccgttTTACCATCCTGCTCCTCAACTAATCAGCTGAATTAGGACGAGCAGCGGCCTCCGTCTTTCTGCACCATTTAGGTCAAATATATAGTCAGAGAACGTTTAGAGCCTCGGTTCTTATGTCAATTTACGTCCTCAGAGAACAATAGAACCGTCTCACCGCCACGTCCCAATAGGACACCAGAAgactcccccttctctcccccttctctcccccttctcacCTTGAGAGCCGGTGTCTCTGAGGGTCAAGTGGGCCGACGGCCGCTGAGCCGCCGAGGTCATGAACTTTGACCCTGAGTTGTTGAAAGAGTGCGGCATGGTCCTGgcttctgaggggggggggacggacgaAAGTGTCATCaggggggagacagacagagagacagagacagagagacagagagagagactcaccgATAAAGGATTGTTTGGAGATGATGTTCTCCGTcacctgagaggaagaaaacaaacaaacatgtcaacaacaacaacaacaacaacgtgagaGGAAAACAGCAAACGGAACGTGGATGTTGACGAGAGGTTAGTTTGTTAATCATTAACCTGTGATAAGCGCACACAATGCATCCTATTGTTCACTCTGCCGCAcacgacctttgaccctttggTTTGGATTGTGTCCCATGCAGTCTAAGGAGAACCCGATACAGCACTGCACGTTCCAAGGCCCGACTCTGCAGAACATTTGGGGACTCAGCATGCGGCTGTGATCGAACAAGGAAAATAAAACTAGAAGAACGGGCCTCCcttcgggggggagggagggagagagggaggggggaggagggggggggggggtcagcggtTCCCTTGTGTTGTCTTTAGCGCCTAAACGCTCACAGGGGAAACCGTCAGACGGCTAAAGAGGAGAATTTATGCTCCTGCAGCCCAGAGACGTCCACAGGAGTTACCGTCCACTCGGAGGGGTCCCGACCGCTTCTTCATCTGCTTCCCGTTTGGGACCAAGCGTCTCCTGAGGACACTAAATTAAGGAGAGCCAGCGGGACAAGTGGAGGAACGATTTCCTGGAGGTGGAGATTCATACATTAAAAAACTCCAGTGGCTCCTTAAGGTAGAAACTCTGGcctccatgggggggggggggaagggggcacTGCCATGTAATCAATAACCTGAAGCGATTAGGTCAAGGGTCAATCACCAACGTCATGAGATGGTCCCCGATGAAGGAAGCCGCTTCTCTTCGCTTCATCGCTGCTCGATATTCTTTTATTCAAGACTCGTTGTATTTGACTCCTTGTGGTTTCTGGTCTTCGGAGGGATGGCGGGTCTACAATTTGttgaggtgtggggggggagagtggggggagtgagagtgggagggggggagagtgggaggggggagggcgggttAATCCACAGAGTGAAAGATGACGCACAATtatgaggaaaggagaggaggaatgaGGATGTAGTTGAGGAAgcacagaggagagaaaagaggactGAAAGGCGGCtttgagaggaagagagagacacgTCTGCACATGAAGGAGCGCTTCATTTGATCAGCAGGACCTGCAACCCAATACTATAATGCGCTGCCCGACCCCGACAGGCCCGGACGggccccgtgtgtgtgtctgtgtgcgcgtgcaaaCTTATCTggtgctagtgtgtgtgtgtgtgcgtgtgcgtgtgtgcgtgtgtgtgtgtgtgcgtgtgtgcacgtgctcA
This window harbors:
- the tnfsf10l gene encoding TNF superfamily member 10, like isoform X2; its protein translation is MAAPSAQQQHQDYFRSVSSESTTYMMVPAGGPSGTRRRDAPSKMWVAMVVIVVVVLQIASTTGLFLYLNMSISQVRSQGVTEELKCLSLLNNPLYKDRDIPDQLTQIFGEPCMKLAEGINAYISKVTENIISKQSFIEARTMPHSFNNSGSKFMTSAAQRPSAHLTLRDTGSQGFPPYAIPAPDLHQSCRHVVRTWANQSFGAHLHNMSLANGKLRVPQDGRYYLYSQVYFRYPSPAASEGDQHSVSHQLVQCVYKKTSYPSPIQLLKGVGTKCWSPDAEYALHSVYQGGLFELRAGDELFVSVSSPNMVNADDSSSYFGAFRLDL
- the tnfsf10l gene encoding TNF superfamily member 10, like isoform X4, which produces MAAPSAQQQHQDYFRSVSSESTTYMMVPAGGPSGTRRRDAPSKMWVAMVVIVVVVLQIASTTGLFLYLNMSISQVRSQGVTEELKCLSLLNNPLYKDRDIPDQLTQIFGEPCMKLAEGINAYISKVTENIISKQSFIARTMPHSFNNSGSKFMTSAAQRPSAHLTLRDTGSQGFPPYAIPAPDLHQSCRHVVRTWANQSFGAHLHNMSLANGKLRVPQDGRYYLYSQVYFRYPSPAASEGDQHSVSHQLVQCVYKKTSYPSPIQLLKGVGTKCWSPDAEYALHSVYQGGLFELRAGDELFVSVSSPNMVNADDSSSYFGAFRLDL
- the tnfsf10l gene encoding TNF superfamily member 10, like isoform X3 — protein: MAAPSAQQQHQDYFRSVSSESTTYMMVPAGGPSGTRRRDAPSKMWVAMVVIVVVVLQIASTTGLFLYLNMSISQVRSQGVTEELKCLSLLNNPLYKDRDIPDQLTQIFGEPCMKLAEGINAYISKVTENIISKQSFIARTMPHSFNNSGSKFMTSAAQRPSAHLTLRDTGSQAGFPPYAIPAPDLHQSCRHVVRTWANQSFGAHLHNMSLANGKLRVPQDGRYYLYSQVYFRYPSPAASEGDQHSVSHQLVQCVYKKTSYPSPIQLLKGVGTKCWSPDAEYALHSVYQGGLFELRAGDELFVSVSSPNMVNADDSSSYFGAFRLDL
- the tnfsf10l gene encoding TNF superfamily member 10, like isoform X1 — protein: MAAPSAQQQHQDYFRSVSSESTTYMMVPAGGPSGTRRRDAPSKMWVAMVVIVVVVLQIASTTGLFLYLNMSISQVRSQGVTEELKCLSLLNNPLYKDRDIPDQLTQIFGEPCMKLAEGINAYISKVTENIISKQSFIEARTMPHSFNNSGSKFMTSAAQRPSAHLTLRDTGSQAGFPPYAIPAPDLHQSCRHVVRTWANQSFGAHLHNMSLANGKLRVPQDGRYYLYSQVYFRYPSPAASEGDQHSVSHQLVQCVYKKTSYPSPIQLLKGVGTKCWSPDAEYALHSVYQGGLFELRAGDELFVSVSSPNMVNADDSSSYFGAFRLDL
- the tnfsf10l gene encoding TNF superfamily member 10, like isoform X5 is translated as MCVVKKHEHQTKRLKTLCTRSWIPFGNQRVHLNLNIHVRSQGVTEELKCLSLLNNPLYKDRDIPDQLTQIFGEPCMKLAEGINAYISKVTENIISKQSFIEARTMPHSFNNSGSKFMTSAAQRPSAHLTLRDTGSQAGFPPYAIPAPDLHQSCRHVVRTWANQSFGAHLHNMSLANGKLRVPQDGRYYLYSQVYFRYPSPAASEGDQHSVSHQLVQCVYKKTSYPSPIQLLKGVGTKCWSPDAEYALHSVYQGGLFELRAGDELFVSVSSPNMVNADDSSSYFGAFRLDL